A region from the Rhodopseudomonas julia genome encodes:
- a CDS encoding tyrosine recombinase XerC: MATEETFLVALAPDLAALLQRWMSYLRDERRLSPKTLEAYERDLLQLAHFLTKHLGAPPGTADIAALTPGDIRAFLAARRASGAGSRSLARQLAACRSLARFCARHDVPTTSAFEAVRSPKQKKSLPKALSVTDTLTLTDAADTLTEEPWLAARDRAVLLLLYGSGLRISEALGISRADAPVGGRDTLRVTGKGGKTRIVPVLPKVSEAIEAYIRLCPYLLAPSEPLFRGAKGGALSARIIQKLVERLRSALGLEPSVTPHALRHSFATHLLGDGGDLRTIQELLGHASLSTTQIYTDVDAARLLDIYAKAHPRAANHRHS; encoded by the coding sequence ATGGCCACCGAAGAGACCTTTCTCGTTGCGCTTGCGCCCGATCTCGCCGCACTTTTGCAGCGTTGGATGAGCTATCTCCGCGACGAGAGGCGATTGTCGCCAAAGACGCTCGAAGCCTATGAGCGCGATCTTCTGCAACTGGCGCATTTTCTGACGAAGCATCTCGGAGCACCGCCGGGAACCGCCGATATCGCGGCTCTCACGCCCGGCGATATCCGCGCTTTCCTCGCCGCCCGCCGCGCTTCCGGGGCGGGCTCGCGCAGCCTCGCCCGCCAGCTCGCCGCATGCCGCTCGCTGGCGCGTTTTTGCGCACGCCACGACGTCCCGACCACCTCGGCTTTCGAGGCCGTGCGCAGTCCGAAGCAGAAAAAAAGCCTCCCGAAGGCGCTGTCCGTCACCGATACGCTGACGCTCACGGACGCCGCCGACACATTGACGGAGGAGCCGTGGCTGGCCGCGCGCGATCGCGCCGTCCTTCTCCTGCTTTACGGCAGCGGCTTACGCATCTCCGAAGCTCTCGGCATTTCGCGCGCCGATGCGCCGGTCGGGGGGCGCGATACGCTTCGCGTCACCGGCAAGGGAGGCAAGACGCGTATCGTGCCGGTTCTGCCAAAGGTCAGCGAGGCGATCGAAGCCTATATCCGTCTCTGCCCCTATCTTCTCGCGCCAAGCGAACCCCTGTTTCGCGGCGCCAAGGGTGGTGCTCTGTCGGCCCGCATCATCCAGAAACTCGTGGAGCGGCTCCGCTCTGCCCTGGGACTGGAGCCGAGCGTCACGCCACATGCGCTGCGCCACTCCTTCGCCACCCATCTTCTCGGCGACGGTGGCGATCTCAGAACCATCCAGGAACTCTTGGGACACGCGAGCCTGTCGACGACACAGATCTATACCGATGTCGATGCGGCCCGGCTCCTCGATATCTATGCAAAAGCACATCCACGCGCTGCCAATCACCGGCATTCGTGA
- the lpdA gene encoding dihydrolipoyl dehydrogenase, with amino-acid sequence MPDTYDLIVIGSGPGGYVCAIRAAQLGLKTAVVEKRPTFGGTCLNVGCIPSKALLHTSEMFEQAAHGFADFGIKVKPELDLEAMLAHKDKTVKSNVDGVAYLFKKNKIDTFEGVGRIVQAGEVEVTPEKGEAMRLSAKSIVIATGSESAPLPGVEVDEKKIVSSTGALKLGKVPEKLVVVGAGIIGLELGSVWRRLGAKVTVVEFLDRILPGMDGEVAKQAQRLFKKQGIDFHLGTKVTAVETEKKGLRVSVEPVKGGDAEKLDADIVLVAIGRRPYTAGLGLEEAGVTLDERGRVATGKDYKTNVDGIYAIGDAIAGPMLAHKAEDEGTAVAEILAGQRGHVNYDVIPSVVYTEPEIAVVGRSEEELKEAGIAYRSGKFPFSANGRARAMNATDGFVKVLADEKTDQVLGVHIVGRGAGEMIHEAAVLMEFSGAAEDLARTCHAHPTMSEAVREAAMAAWFKPVHI; translated from the coding sequence CGTCATCGGCAGCGGACCGGGCGGCTATGTCTGCGCCATCCGCGCCGCACAGCTCGGGCTCAAGACGGCAGTCGTGGAAAAGCGCCCAACGTTCGGTGGCACCTGTCTCAATGTCGGCTGCATTCCGTCCAAGGCGCTTTTGCACACGTCGGAGATGTTCGAGCAGGCGGCACATGGCTTCGCCGATTTCGGCATCAAGGTGAAGCCCGAGCTCGATCTCGAAGCGATGCTGGCGCACAAGGACAAGACGGTGAAGTCGAACGTCGACGGCGTCGCCTACCTCTTCAAGAAGAACAAAATCGACACGTTCGAGGGCGTCGGGCGCATCGTTCAGGCGGGCGAGGTCGAAGTGACGCCCGAGAAGGGTGAGGCGATGCGCCTTTCCGCCAAGTCTATCGTCATCGCGACCGGGTCGGAATCGGCGCCCTTGCCGGGCGTCGAAGTGGACGAGAAAAAAATCGTGTCTTCGACCGGCGCTTTGAAGCTCGGCAAGGTGCCGGAGAAGCTCGTCGTCGTCGGTGCCGGCATCATCGGGCTCGAACTCGGCTCGGTGTGGCGGCGGCTCGGCGCCAAGGTCACAGTCGTGGAATTCCTCGATCGCATCCTGCCGGGTATGGACGGAGAGGTGGCGAAACAGGCTCAGCGCCTCTTCAAGAAGCAGGGCATCGATTTCCATCTCGGCACCAAGGTGACGGCCGTCGAAACCGAAAAGAAGGGCCTGCGTGTCTCCGTCGAGCCGGTCAAAGGCGGGGATGCGGAGAAGCTCGACGCCGATATCGTGCTCGTGGCGATCGGCCGCCGTCCCTATACGGCGGGGCTCGGGCTCGAAGAGGCGGGGGTCACGCTCGACGAGCGCGGCCGGGTTGCCACAGGCAAGGATTATAAGACGAATGTCGACGGCATCTATGCGATCGGCGACGCGATCGCGGGGCCGATGCTCGCCCACAAGGCGGAGGATGAAGGCACGGCAGTCGCCGAAATTCTCGCCGGCCAGCGAGGCCATGTGAATTACGATGTGATTCCGAGCGTCGTCTATACGGAACCGGAAATTGCCGTCGTCGGACGCTCCGAAGAGGAGCTGAAAGAGGCCGGTATCGCCTATCGCAGCGGCAAATTCCCCTTCAGCGCAAACGGGCGCGCCCGCGCCATGAATGCCACGGACGGTTTCGTCAAAGTGCTGGCCGACGAGAAGACCGATCAGGTTCTCGGCGTGCATATCGTCGGGCGCGGCGCTGGCGAGATGATCCACGAAGCTGCCGTCCTCATGGAATTCTCAGGCGCCGCTGAAGATCTCGCGCGCACCTGCCATGCACATCCGACAATGTCGGAGGCCGTTCGCGAAGCGGCCATGGCGGCCTGGTTCAAACCCGTTCACATCTGA